One Burkholderia pyrrocinia DNA segment encodes these proteins:
- the lysC gene encoding Rz1-like lysis system protein LysC (LysC is an Rz1-like component of a phage lytic system, substantially overlapping although not fully embedded in the gene for the Rz-like LysB component.), which produces MPACKQAPISPAPVITFSACQPVTRCALPAMAPQTNRDMNAALLMTKAAWAQCAATVDAIAECQARAERAATVADPDGAR; this is translated from the coding sequence TTGCCCGCCTGCAAACAAGCCCCGATCTCACCGGCGCCTGTGATTACCTTCAGCGCGTGCCAGCCGGTGACGCGGTGCGCGCTGCCTGCGATGGCGCCGCAAACGAACCGTGACATGAATGCAGCGCTGCTGATGACGAAGGCCGCATGGGCGCAGTGTGCGGCGACGGTCGATGCGATCGCCGAGTGCCAGGCGCGCGCCGAGCGCGCGGCTACGGTCGCAGATCCGGACGGCGCACGGTGA
- a CDS encoding head completion/stabilization protein, whose protein sequence is MNDFVSTAPVPAATAPKPADPAVAPIIPGDGWFPEIDLRVAREVMRLQDGTITDSRFRDALVEGIAHTRDVLAEWRADREREGAADLAATLSGEVDGVNVQVSRFRRAVCAWALAWLVERYRGYDTSASGARRAEALDCLPEDARRDAYWAVSDIMRRRRVTVDLI, encoded by the coding sequence ATGAATGATTTCGTCTCTACCGCGCCCGTTCCGGCCGCGACCGCACCGAAACCGGCCGATCCTGCTGTCGCCCCGATCATCCCGGGCGACGGATGGTTTCCGGAAATCGATCTGCGCGTCGCCCGTGAGGTGATGCGCCTGCAAGACGGCACGATCACCGATTCGCGATTTCGCGATGCGTTGGTCGAGGGCATCGCGCATACCCGCGACGTGCTCGCCGAGTGGCGCGCGGATCGTGAACGCGAAGGTGCGGCCGATCTGGCGGCAACCCTGAGCGGCGAGGTGGACGGCGTGAATGTGCAGGTGTCGCGCTTTCGCCGGGCCGTGTGCGCATGGGCGCTCGCGTGGCTGGTTGAGCGCTATCGCGGTTACGACACGTCGGCCAGTGGTGCGCGCCGAGCGGAGGCGCTGGATTGCCTGCCGGAAGACGCGCGGCGTGACGCGTATTGGGCCGTCTCGGACATCATGCGCCGCCGACGCGTCACGGTGGACCTGATCTGA
- a CDS encoding D-Ala-D-Ala carboxypeptidase family metallohydrolase: MQLTDHFTLEELTASDVARTRHIDNSPSAATVENLRRLAQTLEQARVLLGGKPMQITSGYRCPALNRAVGGVANSAHLAGIAADFVCPKFGAPLDVVRKLAASNLAFDQLIHEGGRWVHIGLAADGVKPRRQVLTAHFSGESASYTVGA; this comes from the coding sequence ATGCAGTTGACGGACCATTTCACACTCGAAGAACTGACCGCGAGCGACGTAGCGCGCACGCGGCATATCGACAACTCGCCGTCGGCCGCGACAGTCGAAAACCTGCGGCGTCTGGCGCAGACGCTGGAACAGGCCCGCGTGCTGCTCGGCGGCAAGCCGATGCAGATCACTTCGGGCTATCGCTGCCCGGCACTGAATCGCGCGGTGGGCGGCGTCGCCAATAGCGCGCACCTTGCCGGGATCGCGGCCGATTTCGTTTGCCCGAAGTTCGGCGCACCGCTTGACGTCGTGCGCAAGCTGGCGGCGTCGAATCTCGCGTTCGATCAGCTCATTCACGAGGGCGGCCGGTGGGTGCATATCGGCCTCGCGGCCGACGGCGTGAAGCCCCGTCGGCAGGTGCTGACCGCTCATTTCAGTGGCGAATCGGCGTCGTACACGGTGGGCGCATGA
- a CDS encoding protein lysB produces the protein MNPLVAKLLAIGAAALAAWGGVRYIQSLHADVAAAQQAARAARDQVTARDQTIARLAASAQSNAELQRRLDTTRTQISTAQARIEAATRRILNETPESRAWADTVLPADVARLQTSPDLTGACDYLQRVPAGDAVRAACDGAANEP, from the coding sequence ATGAATCCGCTCGTCGCGAAGCTGCTGGCGATCGGCGCGGCTGCGCTCGCCGCATGGGGCGGCGTTCGCTATATCCAATCGCTCCATGCGGACGTTGCGGCCGCACAGCAGGCCGCACGCGCTGCGCGCGATCAGGTGACGGCGCGCGATCAGACGATTGCGCGACTCGCCGCAAGCGCGCAGTCAAACGCCGAACTACAACGGCGGCTCGACACAACGCGCACGCAGATCAGCACGGCGCAGGCGCGCATCGAAGCCGCAACCCGGAGAATCCTGAATGAAACGCCCGAATCTCGCGCATGGGCTGATACTGTCCTGCCTGCTGACGTTGCCCGCCTGCAAACAAGCCCCGATCTCACCGGCGCCTGTGATTACCTTCAGCGCGTGCCAGCCGGTGACGCGGTGCGCGCTGCCTGCGATGGCGCCGCAAACGAACCGTGA
- a CDS encoding phage holin family protein, translating into MQNLIRYRWVWLAVVWPPSAWAATVTFGDDLSSIPLAAVTLCLFLSFIGGLASTLQKLAADVAPVRSIGLEIAKDLVVSLVAGLLAFFASEWMNFQAVLEAGVITLAGYGGSRVLDRALDRALREVDRGADAGR; encoded by the coding sequence GTGCAAAACCTGATTCGGTATCGGTGGGTCTGGCTGGCGGTGGTGTGGCCGCCGTCCGCGTGGGCGGCAACGGTCACGTTCGGCGACGATCTGTCGAGCATCCCGCTCGCGGCCGTGACGCTGTGCCTGTTCCTGTCGTTCATTGGCGGCCTCGCGAGCACGTTGCAGAAGCTTGCGGCCGACGTGGCGCCGGTTCGCTCGATCGGGCTGGAAATCGCCAAGGATCTGGTGGTGTCGCTCGTGGCCGGGCTGCTGGCGTTCTTCGCGTCCGAATGGATGAATTTTCAAGCGGTGCTTGAGGCGGGCGTTATCACGCTCGCCGGGTACGGCGGTTCGCGGGTGCTCGATCGGGCGCTCGATCGCGCGTTGCGCGAAGTGGATCGCGGGGCAGACGCGGGCAGATAA
- a CDS encoding tail protein X: MKARAQQNETVDALCWRWYGRTDGVVEAVLEANPGLADIGLFLPLGFEVEMPDPTGIAGTAPLVQLFD; the protein is encoded by the coding sequence ATGAAGGCACGCGCACAACAAAACGAAACCGTCGACGCGCTCTGCTGGCGTTGGTACGGCCGCACCGATGGCGTGGTCGAGGCGGTGTTAGAGGCGAACCCGGGCTTGGCCGATATCGGCCTGTTTCTTCCGCTCGGGTTCGAGGTCGAAATGCCGGACCCGACGGGGATCGCGGGAACGGCGCCGCTGGTTCAGCTATTCGATTGA
- a CDS encoding phage tail protein: MKKLDSLRAAITGAVAYLPENPDRLLVFVDEGVVESNASPAPSYVIRYVARIVLLDFAGSTFALMGDITEWAKRNQPDIVQNPDTRQNGITFEADVLNNGAVDLSIRVPLTENVVVTVAPDGTRSYASVEDSAPGNVDVDSAAWLLDPVETILVARRR, translated from the coding sequence GTGAAAAAGCTCGATTCGTTGCGTGCCGCGATCACGGGCGCCGTTGCGTACCTGCCCGAAAACCCCGATCGGCTGCTCGTGTTCGTTGATGAGGGCGTGGTCGAATCGAACGCGTCGCCTGCGCCGTCGTACGTGATTCGCTACGTGGCGCGCATTGTGCTTCTCGATTTCGCCGGATCGACGTTCGCGCTCATGGGCGACATTACCGAATGGGCGAAGCGCAATCAGCCGGATATCGTGCAGAACCCGGACACCCGGCAGAACGGGATCACGTTCGAAGCGGACGTGTTGAACAATGGCGCCGTCGACCTGTCGATTCGCGTCCCCCTGACCGAAAACGTCGTCGTGACGGTGGCGCCGGACGGTACCCGGTCGTATGCGTCCGTGGAAGACAGCGCACCCGGTAATGTCGATGTGGACTCGGCCGCATGGCTGCTCGACCCGGTTGAAACAATCCTCGTGGCGCGCAGACGGTGA
- the gpM gene encoding phage terminase small subunit — translation MTRHTPITRHLMRVAASAAFVAEPGDTRGEVAASTQRGQDRAYEMMRAKLATDQRRLKETQSVERKVEIKREILPDYVPYISEVLERDAGGQDDVVTTIMLWRLDAGDMGEAMDIARYAIRHGLTMPAHFDRTLPATVAEGFADTADVPSDLLAEVIDLTAPFDMVDQIRAKLFKAYGVALTAIDPDSALAAFRRAFELNDKIGVKRDIARLETLLSGKEPAPGPDGEGTDA, via the coding sequence ATGACGCGACATACCCCGATCACTCGGCATTTGATGCGCGTCGCCGCGTCGGCCGCGTTCGTCGCCGAACCCGGCGACACGCGCGGCGAGGTCGCGGCGAGCACGCAACGCGGGCAGGACAGGGCGTACGAAATGATGCGCGCGAAGCTCGCGACGGATCAGCGGCGATTGAAGGAAACGCAATCCGTCGAGCGGAAGGTCGAAATCAAGCGCGAAATCCTGCCCGACTATGTGCCGTACATCAGCGAAGTGCTGGAACGCGACGCAGGCGGTCAGGATGACGTGGTGACAACGATCATGCTGTGGCGGCTCGACGCCGGCGACATGGGCGAGGCGATGGATATTGCCCGATACGCGATCCGCCACGGGTTGACCATGCCCGCACATTTCGACCGCACGCTACCGGCGACGGTGGCGGAAGGGTTCGCCGACACGGCTGACGTGCCGTCGGACCTGCTGGCCGAAGTGATCGATCTGACCGCGCCTTTCGATATGGTCGATCAGATCCGCGCGAAGCTGTTCAAGGCGTACGGCGTGGCGCTGACTGCGATCGACCCGGATTCCGCGCTTGCCGCGTTTCGCCGCGCGTTCGAGCTGAACGACAAGATCGGCGTGAAGCGCGATATCGCGCGGCTCGAAACGCTGCTGTCCGGCAAAGAACCTGCACCCGGCCCCGATGGTGAGGGCACGGATGCGTAA